Proteins encoded together in one Streptomyces sp. B1I3 window:
- the fsxC gene encoding FxsC protein, which translates to MRVLTQDGGRVHASTQQRAADHRPYFFLSYAHTPGYGGGTDPDMWVERLFQDLCGHVMAMTDLPAGASAGFMDREIRSGEGWSERLGGVLATCRVFVPLFSPRYFASEMCGKEWYAFEQRAIHHRARSNQPAEAIVPALWVPVPPSQLPGSAERLQFNHRDFGERYVSDGLYGLIKLRLFAQEYERAVYELAKRIVSVADTVQIDTGRPVDYRLAPSAFGSTSSGVGAPRPMQITIAAPTRHDLPEGRNADYYGDHPQDWNPYYPAAARPLAYVAEELVRSLNYQAVITSFDEESGQQEGKQAPSTPEILLVDRWALQDEDRRRRLAAFDAENRPWVTLVVPWGREDHQSRAAEAELTEKLERTMPAKMRQGRAFCRAAAKGVPTMEAFGQLLPQVVEVAAQQYLRHATVYPPAGGRHSERTRLMGPMGGSTQFIPDMHDPATDAEDV; encoded by the coding sequence ATGCGAGTGCTCACACAGGACGGGGGTCGTGTGCACGCATCGACGCAGCAGCGAGCGGCGGACCATCGGCCGTACTTCTTTCTGAGTTACGCGCACACACCGGGGTACGGCGGTGGGACGGACCCCGATATGTGGGTCGAACGGCTATTCCAAGATCTCTGCGGTCATGTGATGGCCATGACCGATCTTCCGGCCGGGGCGTCCGCCGGATTCATGGACCGGGAGATACGCTCCGGCGAGGGCTGGTCGGAAAGACTGGGCGGAGTGCTCGCCACCTGCCGCGTCTTCGTCCCTCTGTTCTCGCCCCGCTATTTCGCCAGCGAGATGTGCGGCAAGGAGTGGTATGCGTTCGAACAGCGCGCCATTCATCACAGGGCACGCTCGAACCAGCCGGCGGAGGCCATCGTCCCGGCGCTCTGGGTTCCGGTCCCGCCCAGCCAGCTGCCGGGCTCGGCCGAGCGGTTGCAGTTCAATCACCGCGACTTCGGTGAGCGTTACGTCAGTGACGGGCTCTACGGGCTGATCAAACTCAGGCTCTTCGCCCAGGAGTACGAACGGGCGGTCTACGAACTGGCCAAGCGGATCGTCAGTGTCGCCGACACCGTGCAGATCGACACCGGGAGGCCGGTCGACTACCGCCTCGCCCCCAGCGCCTTCGGATCGACGAGCAGTGGGGTGGGCGCTCCGCGGCCGATGCAGATCACCATCGCCGCCCCCACCCGCCACGACCTGCCCGAGGGGCGGAACGCCGACTACTACGGCGACCACCCACAGGACTGGAACCCCTACTATCCGGCTGCCGCGAGACCTCTGGCCTATGTCGCCGAGGAGCTGGTGCGTTCCCTCAACTACCAGGCCGTGATCACCTCTTTCGACGAGGAGTCCGGACAGCAGGAAGGGAAGCAGGCGCCCAGCACGCCGGAGATACTCCTCGTGGACCGCTGGGCACTGCAGGACGAGGACCGGCGGCGCCGGCTCGCCGCGTTCGACGCGGAGAACCGGCCCTGGGTGACCCTGGTCGTGCCCTGGGGCAGGGAGGACCACCAGAGCAGGGCAGCCGAGGCCGAACTGACCGAGAAACTCGAGCGGACGATGCCCGCCAAGATGCGGCAGGGGCGGGCCTTCTGCCGCGCCGCGGCCAAGGGGGTCCCCACCATGGAGGCGTTCGGGCAACTCCTTCCCCAAGTGGTCGAAGTGGCCGCCCAGCAGTATCTGCGGCATGCCACGGTCTACCCCCCGGCGGGCGGCCGGCACAGTGAACGGACGCGACTGATGGGCCCCATGGGCGGCAGCACGCAGTTCATACCCGACATGCACGACCCTGCGACGGATGCGGAGGACGTATGA
- the fxsB gene encoding radical SAM/SPASM protein FxsB, inactivated metallohydrolase extension form yields the protein MTGPLVPFREIVLKVHSRCDLACDHCYIYEHADQSWRTRPKSISDEAISWTARRLAEHAERHALDSVAVILHGGEPLLAGTARLRRVCEELTSALRGIAELDLRIHTNGVQLSPRYLDLFDEFDVKVGISLDGDRAANDRHRLFANGRTSHPLVLRAVELLRQERYRHLDLGLLCTIDVRNDPVAVFDALAELDPPQVDFLLPHATWEEPPPRPDGSATAYASWLLEVFDRWTEGGRRLPVRLFSSVLSTLSGGPSLTESLGLAPTDLVVVETDGSLEQVDSLKSAYEGAAATGFDVFHHAFDEVAAHPGVRSRQLGLAGVSETCRTCPVVRSCGGGLYTHRYRASNGFDNPSVYCADLEALVKGIEERTAVRSGSPAVAGTAELVEAERNLNLTMLAALHAELGGRGRERWDDAWALVAATERTEEGAGALDEVLTHPYARSWLLDASRAAERTGPRSADGTAQRLAATVVAASVRAGLDLTVPLEFRDGRVFLPTLGELRVGGPAERGTVRVRATEGGLVVRRGGGGGELRIARDAEESAAWLPLRTVGGGGAPVFVLDDLDPYRDCFGVPVAPRLTPQGVQDCDARVTRAWALLLERVPKQAADLAEALTTLTPVLPVPAVAGGHGYGALGIGRADSDEELALGLLRAFRRSTWQAVVAVTDLYASDGTWEHRSPWRREPVPFSTLLSETFERVGIGLFDARFLPGVRQALGAMASAAELTVDGKRVLIGLEKEIAELPEGTSGEERPQIVSARGPR from the coding sequence ATGACAGGACCCCTGGTCCCCTTTCGCGAGATCGTGCTCAAGGTGCACAGTCGATGTGATCTTGCCTGCGACCATTGCTATATCTATGAACACGCAGATCAGAGTTGGCGTACCCGACCTAAGTCCATCTCTGACGAAGCCATTTCATGGACAGCTCGACGATTGGCCGAGCATGCCGAACGGCATGCGCTCGATTCGGTGGCAGTGATCCTGCACGGAGGCGAGCCGCTCCTGGCCGGGACCGCGCGTCTGCGCCGTGTCTGCGAGGAGCTCACGTCGGCCTTGCGCGGTATCGCTGAGCTGGACCTCAGGATCCACACCAACGGCGTCCAGCTCAGCCCCCGGTACCTGGACCTCTTCGACGAGTTCGACGTGAAGGTCGGCATCTCGCTCGACGGTGACCGCGCGGCCAACGACCGGCACCGCCTCTTCGCCAACGGGCGCACCAGCCACCCCCTGGTCCTGCGAGCGGTGGAGCTGCTGCGCCAGGAACGCTACCGGCACCTGGATCTCGGCCTCCTGTGCACGATCGACGTCCGCAACGATCCGGTCGCCGTGTTCGACGCACTCGCCGAACTCGACCCTCCTCAGGTCGACTTCCTGCTGCCCCACGCCACATGGGAAGAGCCGCCGCCGAGGCCGGACGGGTCGGCCACCGCCTACGCGAGCTGGCTCCTCGAGGTCTTCGACCGCTGGACGGAAGGAGGGCGACGGCTGCCGGTGAGGCTCTTCTCGTCCGTGCTCTCCACCCTGAGCGGGGGCCCCAGCCTCACCGAGTCCCTCGGGCTGGCCCCCACCGATCTGGTCGTCGTCGAGACGGACGGCTCCCTCGAGCAGGTGGACTCGCTCAAGAGCGCCTACGAAGGCGCGGCGGCCACCGGGTTCGACGTGTTCCACCACGCCTTCGACGAGGTCGCCGCCCACCCCGGGGTCAGGTCACGGCAACTCGGTCTCGCCGGAGTCAGCGAGACCTGCCGTACGTGCCCCGTCGTACGTTCGTGCGGCGGCGGGCTCTACACGCACCGCTACCGCGCGTCGAACGGCTTCGACAACCCGTCGGTGTACTGCGCCGACCTCGAGGCGCTGGTGAAGGGCATCGAGGAGCGCACGGCCGTGCGGTCCGGCTCCCCGGCCGTCGCGGGGACCGCGGAGCTGGTCGAGGCCGAGCGGAATCTCAACCTGACCATGCTGGCGGCCCTTCACGCCGAGCTCGGAGGGCGGGGGCGGGAGCGCTGGGACGACGCCTGGGCGCTGGTCGCGGCGACCGAGCGGACGGAGGAGGGCGCCGGCGCCCTGGACGAGGTGCTGACCCACCCCTACGCCCGCAGCTGGCTCCTCGACGCGTCACGCGCGGCGGAACGTACCGGACCGCGGTCCGCCGACGGGACCGCGCAGCGACTCGCCGCCACGGTGGTGGCGGCGTCCGTGCGAGCCGGGCTCGACCTGACGGTGCCCCTGGAGTTCCGGGACGGCAGGGTCTTCCTCCCCACGCTCGGGGAGCTGCGGGTCGGTGGCCCTGCGGAGCGGGGCACCGTACGGGTGCGGGCCACCGAGGGCGGACTCGTGGTGCGTCGCGGGGGAGGTGGTGGCGAGCTGCGCATCGCGCGTGACGCCGAGGAGAGCGCCGCATGGCTGCCTCTGCGCACGGTGGGCGGAGGCGGTGCCCCCGTGTTCGTGCTCGACGACCTCGACCCGTACCGCGACTGCTTCGGTGTCCCCGTGGCACCGCGCCTCACACCGCAGGGTGTCCAGGACTGCGACGCACGCGTCACCCGCGCCTGGGCGCTGCTGCTGGAACGCGTGCCGAAGCAGGCTGCCGACCTGGCGGAAGCCCTGACCACGTTGACACCGGTCCTCCCGGTTCCGGCCGTCGCGGGCGGGCACGGGTACGGCGCCCTGGGGATCGGGAGGGCGGACAGCGACGAGGAGCTGGCGCTCGGGCTGCTCCGGGCGTTCAGGCGTAGCACCTGGCAGGCAGTCGTCGCCGTCACGGACCTGTACGCGTCGGACGGGACCTGGGAACATCGGTCGCCCTGGAGGCGGGAGCCCGTCCCCTTCTCCACGCTGCTTTCGGAGACCTTCGAACGGGTAGGGATCGGACTCTTCGACGCGCGGTTCCTGCCGGGTGTCCGGCAGGCGCTCGGCGCGATGGCATCCGCCGCCGAACTGACCGTCGACGGGAAACGGGTGCTCATCGGGCTCGAGAAGGAGATCGCCGAGCTACCGGAAGGGACATCTGGGGAAGAACGTCCGCAGATCGTCTCCGCGCGGGGGCCGCGGTGA